A genomic segment from Sporichthyaceae bacterium encodes:
- a CDS encoding prephenate dehydrogenase, which produces LQEETAAAAYTDLASTKGIAQREIEAIADPTSYVGGHPLAGRERSGPGAARIDLFAGRPWVLTPSAASSERALAAVRRVVELCQATVVLMDPDTHDRAVALVSHAPQVLASLVAARLVGADAEAVGLSGQGIRDVTRIAASDPALWTEILAANAGAVAEVLAAVATDLDRVVAALRAVAGNDAAAIDPVAAALRAGNAGRAALPGKHGGAPARFTAVPVLVPDKPGELARLLTDVGTDGINLEDMRIEHSPGQPVGLVELAVRPALAEELVAALRARGWAVHW; this is translated from the coding sequence GTCTGCAGGAGGAGACCGCGGCGGCCGCCTACACCGACCTGGCCAGCACCAAGGGCATCGCCCAGCGCGAGATCGAGGCGATCGCCGATCCGACCAGCTACGTCGGCGGGCACCCGCTGGCCGGTCGGGAGCGGTCCGGGCCGGGGGCGGCCCGTATCGATCTGTTCGCGGGCCGTCCGTGGGTGCTCACCCCGTCCGCGGCGAGCAGCGAGCGCGCGTTGGCCGCCGTGCGCCGGGTGGTCGAGCTGTGCCAGGCCACCGTGGTGCTGATGGACCCGGACACCCACGACCGCGCGGTCGCGTTGGTCTCCCACGCCCCGCAGGTGTTGGCCAGTCTGGTCGCCGCCCGGCTGGTCGGCGCCGACGCGGAGGCCGTCGGGCTGTCCGGACAGGGCATCCGCGACGTCACCCGCATCGCGGCTTCCGACCCCGCGCTATGGACGGAAATCCTCGCCGCCAACGCGGGCGCGGTGGCCGAGGTGCTGGCCGCGGTCGCCACCGATCTGGACCGGGTGGTGGCCGCACTGCGTGCCGTGGCCGGCAACGACGCGGCCGCGATCGACCCGGTCGCCGCCGCGCTGCGGGCGGGCAACGCGGGTCGCGCGGCCCTGCCCGGCAAGCACGGCGGCGCGCCCGCCCGGTTCACCGCGGTCCCCGTGCTGGTCCCGGACAAGCCCGGCGAGCTGGCCCGGTTGCTGACCGACGTGGGTACCGATGGCATCAACCTGGAGGACATGCGCATCGAGCACTCACCGGGCCAACCGGTGGGCCTGGTCGAGCTCGCGGTGCGCCCGGCGCTGGCCGAGGAACTGGTCGCAGCGCTCCGGGCGCGCGGCTGGGCCGTGCACTGGTGA
- the cmk gene encoding (d)CMP kinase, whose protein sequence is MQSLVVAMDGPSGSGKSSVSRAVAIELRVRYLDTGAMYRAMTWWMLREGVNVNDPVAVAAAVHKPALCSGTDPADPGITVDGVDVSGSIRSREVTSAVSAVSAVPAVRTRLVAMQQAIIARCSADDGGIVVEGRDIGTVVAPDAPVKMYLTASEEARAGRRNAETTVETVPVEVTRDEIARRDRLDSTRAVAPLARAADAIELDTTALTQQQVVDVVLARVRRVVEPVSGDFAH, encoded by the coding sequence GTGCAATCGCTGGTCGTCGCGATGGACGGGCCCTCGGGGTCCGGCAAGTCGAGCGTGTCCCGGGCGGTAGCCATCGAACTGCGGGTGCGCTACCTGGACACCGGTGCCATGTACCGGGCGATGACCTGGTGGATGTTGCGCGAGGGCGTGAACGTCAACGACCCGGTGGCGGTGGCCGCGGCGGTGCACAAACCCGCGCTGTGCAGCGGCACCGACCCGGCCGATCCCGGCATCACCGTGGACGGCGTTGATGTGTCCGGCTCCATCCGCAGCCGCGAGGTGACCAGCGCGGTCAGCGCCGTCAGCGCGGTGCCCGCGGTGCGTACCCGGCTGGTGGCCATGCAGCAGGCGATCATCGCGCGGTGTTCGGCGGACGACGGCGGCATCGTGGTGGAGGGCCGTGACATCGGCACCGTGGTCGCCCCGGACGCACCGGTGAAGATGTATCTGACCGCCTCGGAGGAAGCCCGCGCCGGGCGGCGCAACGCGGAGACCACGGTGGAGACGGTCCCGGTCGAGGTCACCCGCGACGAGATCGCACGCCGCGACCGACTGGATTCCACCCGCGCGGTCGCGCCGTTGGCCCGCGCCGCGGACGCGATCGAGCTGGACACCACCGCGTTGACCCAACAGCAGGTGGTGGACGTCGTGCTGGCCCGGGTGCGCCGGGTGGTCGAACCGGTGAGCGGCGATTTTGCCCACTGA
- the der gene encoding ribosome biogenesis GTPase Der, translating to MPTDSEFDELEEFDPTEFDLGDENDLDDFVDSDEEPSGPLPVLAVVGRPNVGKSSLVNRIIGRREAVTEDKPGVTRDRVAYDTTWDGRRFTVVDTGGWDPDGEGLRASITAQAELAVAAADVVLFVVDATVGATDHDETVVRILRAANKPVVLAANKVDGPAGEADAAMLWSLGLGEPYPVSALHGRGSGELLAAVLDVLPEAPGGSGIGTGGPRRVALLGKPNVGKSSLLNKLAGANRVVVDAVAGTTVDPVDELIELGGRTWRFVDTAGIRRKVATASGHEYFASLRTMSALESAEVAVVLIDAHEPLSEQDTRIISMVVDAGRALVIAYNKWDLLDEERRHYLEREIERELVRVPWALRVNIAARTGRHVEKLVPALETALDSWDQRVPTGKLNAFIGALIAAHPHPIRGGKQPRILFATQAATRPPRFVLFASGFLEAGYRRFVERRLREEFGFIGSPIDLSVKVKEKRKR from the coding sequence TTGCCCACTGACTCCGAGTTCGACGAACTCGAGGAGTTCGACCCCACCGAGTTCGATCTCGGGGACGAGAACGACCTCGACGACTTCGTCGACAGCGACGAGGAGCCGTCCGGCCCGCTGCCCGTGCTGGCCGTGGTCGGCCGACCGAACGTGGGCAAGTCGAGCCTGGTCAATCGGATTATCGGCCGCCGCGAGGCGGTCACCGAGGACAAGCCCGGCGTGACCCGCGACCGTGTCGCGTACGACACGACCTGGGACGGACGTCGGTTCACCGTGGTGGACACCGGCGGCTGGGACCCGGACGGCGAGGGTCTGCGTGCCTCCATCACCGCGCAGGCCGAGCTCGCGGTGGCCGCCGCGGACGTGGTGCTTTTCGTGGTGGACGCCACCGTCGGCGCTACCGACCACGACGAGACCGTGGTTCGCATCCTGCGCGCGGCCAACAAACCCGTGGTGCTGGCCGCCAACAAGGTGGACGGCCCGGCGGGCGAGGCCGACGCCGCGATGTTGTGGTCGTTGGGCCTGGGGGAGCCGTACCCGGTGTCCGCGTTGCACGGTCGCGGGTCCGGGGAATTGCTGGCCGCGGTGCTCGACGTGCTGCCCGAAGCGCCCGGCGGTTCCGGAATCGGCACCGGCGGACCGCGCCGGGTGGCGCTGCTCGGCAAGCCGAACGTCGGCAAGTCCTCATTGTTGAACAAGTTGGCCGGAGCGAACCGCGTGGTGGTGGACGCGGTCGCGGGCACCACCGTCGACCCGGTCGACGAACTCATCGAGTTGGGCGGGCGCACCTGGCGGTTCGTGGACACTGCCGGGATTCGCCGCAAGGTGGCCACCGCCTCCGGCCACGAGTACTTCGCCAGCCTGCGCACCATGTCCGCACTGGAATCCGCCGAGGTCGCGGTGGTGCTGATCGACGCGCACGAACCCCTGTCCGAACAGGACACCCGGATCATCTCGATGGTGGTCGACGCCGGCCGTGCGCTGGTCATCGCGTACAACAAGTGGGACCTGCTCGACGAGGAACGTCGGCACTATCTGGAACGCGAGATCGAACGCGAATTGGTGCGGGTGCCCTGGGCGCTGCGGGTGAACATCGCCGCGCGCACCGGGCGGCACGTGGAGAAGTTGGTGCCGGCACTGGAAACCGCGCTGGACTCCTGGGACCAGCGCGTCCCGACCGGGAAGCTCAACGCGTTCATCGGGGCGCTGATCGCCGCCCACCCGCACCCGATCCGCGGCGGTAAACAACCGCGCATCCTGTTCGCCACCCAGGCCGCCACCCGTCCGCCCCGCTTCGTGTTGTTCGCCTCGGGCTTCCTGGAGGCCG